One bacterium genomic region harbors:
- a CDS encoding efflux RND transporter permease subunit gives MCRITFARLRVDRPISIHQSIHWMINRLLQYSLHHRLTVLLLSVAALVYGGWTIAHLPVDVFPDLNRPIVTILTEAHGLAPDEVETIVTIPIESSLSGVPGVARVRSSSGIGISIVHVEFDWGTDIFRNRQLVTERLQLAAARLPEGMAPTLAPITSIMGEIQFVGLTSPDGTVSPMELRTIADWMVRPQLMTIPGISQVVVMGGEVKQYQILLDAKKLLYHGITLENLSEQLSKISENTSGGFVDAEAKEYLIRPLGRTESLEEIENSFVGMHLGKPVLVKDIAKVQIGPKVKRGEGSINAKHAVIMTIQKQPAANTTDLTKRIDAMLEDLQKTLPEGVQIESDLFKQAHFIETSIFNVKEALVLGAIMVAFILILFFFNIRLTFITLTAIPLSFVITAIVFRWMGLSVNTMTLGGLAIAIGELVDDAIVGVENVFRRLRLNKTLTNPRPAWQVVYEASSEVRNSIVLSTVIVILVFVPLFALSGIEGRLFAPLGIAYIVSLAASLLVSVTLTPVLSFYLLPNSSLAEKGESFFVRWLKGGVAKILARIIDHPYPIMVICVVLVLAALGSLPFFGKNFLPPFNEGTATIGVAAGPGISLAASDELGKRVEEAILLSPEVKSTVRRTGRAEMDEHAEGVHWHEIDVDFKEGGRDRIVVLQEIRENILKQGDLDVNLGQPISHRLDHLLSGVRAQLAIKIFGPDLAELRRLAGEILAAVRDIPGIVDLQTEPLVLVPQLKIAIDRPGAASKGIGAGALAEDLESALQGKTLSYFLEKQRLFEIFMRLNDASRENFEQIKTLPVKTLPTGDSVSVQDVANVYPSNGPNIINREDLLRRIVVSANAQGRDLGSMVDEVQQRINEKIKLPPGYFIKYGGQFESQERASRLILLLGAFSLLGIFFVLYAHFRSVALSLQIMVNVPLALIGSIAAILLTEKTLSVATLVGFVTLCGIASRNGILLISHYLHLIQKEGESFGKAMILRGSLERLVPVSLTALSAILALLPIAFAKGEPGREILYPVAVVIIGGLISSTLLDILVTPAIFYKFGRKAAERWVRSAKQDRLQT, from the coding sequence TTGTGCCGCATCACGTTTGCTCGGCTGCGTGTTGACCGGCCAATTTCAATCCATCAATCAATTCATTGGATGATAAACCGACTTCTTCAATATTCATTGCATCACCGTTTGACGGTCCTTTTGCTTTCCGTTGCCGCCTTGGTCTATGGGGGCTGGACCATCGCCCACCTGCCGGTGGATGTGTTTCCCGATCTCAACCGGCCGATCGTGACAATACTGACCGAAGCCCATGGCTTGGCTCCGGACGAAGTCGAGACGATCGTCACGATTCCGATCGAATCCTCGCTCAGCGGCGTTCCCGGCGTGGCGCGAGTGAGATCCTCCAGCGGCATCGGCATCTCGATCGTGCACGTCGAGTTCGATTGGGGAACGGATATTTTTCGCAATCGGCAATTGGTCACCGAGCGCCTGCAGCTCGCGGCCGCGCGGCTGCCGGAAGGCATGGCTCCGACCCTGGCGCCCATCACGTCCATCATGGGTGAGATTCAATTCGTGGGGCTCACCAGCCCGGATGGAACTGTCTCCCCCATGGAATTAAGAACCATCGCCGATTGGATGGTTCGTCCTCAGCTCATGACGATTCCAGGAATCAGCCAAGTGGTCGTGATGGGCGGTGAGGTCAAGCAATATCAAATCCTGCTCGACGCCAAGAAGCTCCTCTACCACGGGATCACGCTGGAAAACTTGAGCGAGCAGCTTTCGAAGATCAGCGAAAATACCAGCGGCGGCTTCGTCGATGCCGAGGCCAAGGAGTACCTCATCCGTCCTCTGGGAAGGACGGAATCGCTGGAAGAGATCGAGAACTCTTTCGTCGGCATGCATTTGGGCAAGCCAGTCTTGGTCAAGGACATCGCCAAGGTGCAGATCGGCCCCAAAGTCAAGCGGGGCGAAGGCAGCATCAATGCGAAGCATGCCGTCATCATGACGATCCAAAAGCAGCCGGCGGCGAATACCACCGACTTGACCAAGCGAATCGATGCGATGCTTGAAGATCTGCAAAAGACTCTGCCCGAGGGAGTTCAGATTGAATCGGACCTATTCAAGCAGGCGCACTTTATCGAGACCTCCATTTTCAACGTCAAGGAGGCGCTTGTTCTGGGCGCGATCATGGTGGCCTTCATCCTGATCCTTTTTTTCTTCAACATTCGCCTGACGTTCATCACTCTGACCGCGATCCCGCTTTCCTTCGTCATCACCGCGATCGTTTTTCGCTGGATGGGTCTCTCGGTGAACACCATGACCTTGGGGGGACTCGCGATCGCGATCGGCGAACTGGTCGACGATGCCATCGTGGGCGTGGAAAATGTTTTCCGAAGGCTCCGCCTCAATAAAACCCTGACCAATCCAAGACCTGCCTGGCAAGTGGTGTACGAAGCCTCATCCGAGGTCCGGAACTCCATTGTCCTTTCCACGGTCATCGTGATTTTGGTTTTTGTGCCGCTCTTTGCTTTGAGCGGAATTGAAGGGCGGCTTTTCGCTCCCTTGGGCATCGCCTACATTGTTTCTCTCGCGGCCTCGCTTCTGGTCTCCGTGACCCTGACCCCGGTGCTCAGCTTTTACCTCTTGCCGAATTCCTCCCTCGCGGAGAAAGGCGAAAGCTTTTTCGTTCGGTGGCTGAAAGGGGGTGTGGCGAAAATCCTGGCTCGAATCATCGATCATCCCTATCCCATCATGGTGATTTGCGTGGTCTTGGTTTTGGCCGCCCTGGGCTCCTTGCCGTTTTTTGGAAAAAATTTCCTGCCACCCTTCAATGAGGGAACCGCGACCATTGGCGTTGCCGCAGGTCCCGGCATTTCTCTGGCGGCGTCCGATGAATTGGGGAAAAGGGTCGAGGAAGCGATTCTCTTAAGTCCCGAGGTGAAATCCACGGTTCGCCGCACCGGGCGTGCGGAAATGGATGAGCATGCCGAGGGGGTCCATTGGCATGAGATCGACGTGGATTTCAAGGAAGGCGGCCGTGACCGTATCGTTGTCCTGCAAGAGATCCGGGAGAACATTCTCAAGCAAGGCGATTTGGACGTGAACCTGGGACAGCCGATCAGTCATCGACTGGATCATTTGCTCTCCGGGGTCCGGGCCCAGCTTGCCATCAAGATATTCGGTCCCGATCTCGCGGAGCTTCGGCGTCTCGCAGGCGAAATTCTAGCCGCTGTTCGGGACATTCCCGGGATCGTGGATCTACAGACCGAGCCGCTGGTCTTAGTGCCTCAGCTGAAGATCGCCATCGATCGGCCGGGTGCCGCCAGCAAAGGGATCGGCGCAGGAGCCTTGGCCGAGGACCTGGAGAGCGCCTTGCAGGGCAAAACCCTTTCTTACTTTTTGGAGAAACAGCGGCTTTTCGAGATCTTCATGCGTTTGAATGACGCCTCCCGGGAGAATTTCGAGCAGATTAAAACGCTGCCAGTGAAAACCCTACCAACCGGAGATAGTGTGAGCGTTCAAGATGTGGCGAACGTCTACCCCTCGAACGGTCCCAACATCATCAACCGAGAGGATCTACTAAGAAGAATTGTGGTTTCCGCGAACGCCCAGGGTAGGGATTTGGGGAGCATGGTTGATGAAGTGCAGCAGCGGATCAATGAAAAGATCAAACTGCCTCCCGGCTATTTCATCAAATACGGCGGCCAATTCGAGAGCCAGGAAAGGGCCTCCCGGCTGATTCTCCTGTTGGGAGCATTCTCCTTGCTCGGGATATTTTTCGTGCTTTACGCTCATTTTCGTTCGGTGGCCCTAAGCCTTCAGATCATGGTGAACGTCCCGCTGGCCTTGATCGGCAGCATTGCCGCCATTCTTTTAACCGAGAAAACCCTTTCCGTTGCCACCTTGGTCGGATTTGTTACGCTCTGCGGCATCGCTTCCCGCAATGGCATCCTGCTTATCAGCCATTACCTCCATTTGATTCAGAAAGAGGGCGAGAGCTTTGGCAAAGCAATGATTCTTCGTGGCTCGCTGGAACGGTTGGTTCCTGTTTCCTTGACGGCGCTATCCGCCATCCTGGCCCTGTTGCCGATCGCCTTCGCCAAGGGGGAACCGGGACGAGAGATTCTTTATCCCGTGGCGGTGGTCATTATCGGTGGCCTGATCTCGTCCACCTTGCTCGATATTTTGGTTACCCCGGCCATTTTCTATAAATTCGGCAGGAAGGCTGCGGAGCGCTGGGTGCGATCCGCGAAGCAAGACAGACTTCAAACCTAA
- a CDS encoding TolC family protein yields MMRILAFILLFLAFPSARAETVAIEFDDLPELIATRNKNVLAGDAYVAGAQVQTGHFKRSFLPKIRAEGGGEIGKTGTFDTQVDPYVEIETRVNVFRGGKDRLEEEIAKSKVDFSESKKEQTFLRELSRARLLFADVLYYQDLLKGLPRVSALTRQQLGMVNKQISAGLTTESDRLGFEIFLNQLKQDQLLQTEDYEHALAEMKAIMGIPEEMEVRLSDGFKQLSENDVLEMPLNLDGNQDILILKKQIEVSEVQKKQAERWWTPAVDVYGGYALYTFRQIQFPTIDERKSAFGGVNVAIPIFDGFSSRVQGKALQHQARGYALEEQQKRRELEVLFEKLKHELKNRLKLMALISQKLSLGDKYLGMASEEYRRGVKTGPQLLEALAQYWDEKRRLADARREYLRIKAELMTLLGK; encoded by the coding sequence ATGATGAGAATCCTGGCATTCATCCTACTTTTTTTAGCGTTTCCCTCCGCCCGCGCGGAAACGGTTGCCATCGAGTTCGACGATTTGCCCGAGCTGATTGCAACGAGGAACAAGAACGTCCTGGCAGGTGACGCCTACGTCGCCGGAGCCCAGGTTCAAACGGGTCATTTCAAGCGTTCTTTCCTTCCGAAGATCCGGGCGGAAGGAGGCGGCGAAATAGGAAAGACCGGCACCTTCGACACCCAAGTCGACCCTTATGTAGAGATTGAAACCCGGGTGAACGTCTTCCGCGGTGGGAAAGATCGGCTGGAAGAGGAGATCGCCAAGAGCAAGGTTGATTTTTCGGAAAGTAAGAAGGAACAGACCTTCTTGCGCGAGCTTTCCCGCGCCCGTCTTCTTTTTGCCGATGTCCTCTATTATCAGGATCTTTTGAAAGGCCTTCCCAGGGTGTCGGCTTTGACTCGCCAGCAGCTTGGCATGGTAAATAAACAGATCTCGGCGGGCCTCACCACCGAATCGGATCGCCTTGGCTTCGAGATATTTCTCAATCAACTGAAGCAAGATCAATTATTGCAAACTGAGGACTATGAGCATGCCTTGGCCGAAATGAAGGCGATCATGGGTATTCCGGAAGAAATGGAGGTCCGCCTTAGCGACGGTTTTAAGCAGCTTTCCGAAAACGATGTTTTGGAAATGCCACTTAACCTCGATGGAAACCAGGATATCCTCATTCTCAAGAAGCAAATTGAGGTCTCCGAGGTACAAAAGAAACAGGCGGAGCGTTGGTGGACACCCGCCGTCGATGTTTATGGTGGCTACGCACTCTATACTTTCCGGCAAATCCAATTCCCGACTATTGACGAAAGGAAGTCGGCATTTGGCGGAGTAAACGTCGCCATTCCAATTTTCGATGGCTTCAGCTCCCGCGTGCAAGGGAAAGCCCTGCAGCATCAGGCTCGCGGCTACGCCCTTGAAGAGCAGCAAAAGCGCCGGGAGTTGGAAGTCCTCTTCGAGAAGCTAAAGCACGAGCTCAAGAATCGGCTCAAGCTGATGGCTTTGATTTCGCAAAAGCTCTCGCTCGGCGACAAATATCTGGGGATGGCCTCCGAAGAATACCGGAGAGGTGTCAAGACAGGGCCGCAACTGCTGGAGGCATTGGCGCAATATTGGGACGAGAAGCGGCGCCTTGCGGACGCTCGGCGGGAGTATCTCCGAATCAAAGCGGAGCTGATGACCCTATTGGGTAAATAG
- a CDS encoding DUF1259 domain-containing protein — protein sequence MRLRPLRPEMLALVCFLLMPCCLLGEASPGFNIQKIEQLTGLKGQMNEKEGVFKVSFPRSDLSVTAAGVKMSPPLGLTSWAAFQKIGDKVMMMGDTVLLEDQVNPVMSVALENGLEVTALHNHFFGDVPKVMFMHIGGMGDQDQLAAAVGKVYAKLKETMGGKGAFPNANLDPAKTSLDPVKIEQVIGKSGEMNNGVYKVTIGRTTRMGDHEVGNAMGVNTWMAFAGSDDQAVVDGDFAMLESELQGVLKTLRKGGINIVAIHNHMTMEYPRIIFLHFWGVGKSIDLAQTLKAALDVQKY from the coding sequence ATGAGACTCCGACCTTTAAGACCAGAAATGTTGGCGCTTGTGTGTTTTCTTTTAATGCCCTGTTGTTTATTAGGGGAGGCTTCGCCGGGATTCAACATTCAAAAAATCGAACAGCTTACCGGCTTGAAGGGGCAGATGAACGAAAAAGAAGGCGTTTTTAAGGTTAGCTTTCCCCGAAGCGATTTAAGCGTGACCGCTGCCGGAGTCAAAATGTCGCCGCCATTGGGTCTTACAAGTTGGGCGGCATTCCAGAAGATCGGGGATAAAGTGATGATGATGGGAGACACGGTACTTCTAGAGGACCAAGTCAATCCGGTCATGAGCGTCGCTTTGGAAAACGGCCTCGAGGTCACCGCCTTGCACAATCATTTTTTTGGAGACGTTCCCAAGGTCATGTTCATGCACATCGGCGGAATGGGAGACCAGGACCAGCTCGCGGCGGCTGTTGGCAAGGTCTATGCGAAGCTGAAAGAAACGATGGGAGGAAAGGGAGCTTTCCCCAACGCGAATTTAGATCCCGCCAAGACTTCACTTGATCCGGTGAAAATCGAGCAAGTGATCGGAAAATCCGGCGAGATGAATAACGGGGTTTATAAAGTCACCATTGGCCGTACCACCAGAATGGGAGATCATGAGGTGGGGAATGCAATGGGCGTCAACACCTGGATGGCGTTCGCGGGAAGCGATGACCAAGCGGTGGTTGATGGGGATTTCGCCATGCTCGAATCCGAGCTGCAGGGCGTGCTCAAAACCTTGCGCAAAGGTGGAATCAATATCGTCGCCATTCACAACCACATGACAATGGAGTATCCCCGGATCATTTTTCTTCATTTTTGGGGAGTCGGAAAATCGATTGATCTTGCCCAAACGCTTAAAGCAGCGCTCGATGTGCAAAAATATTGA